One Amorphoplanes digitatis genomic window carries:
- a CDS encoding non-ribosomal peptide synthetase, whose amino-acid sequence MTGADLTEPFFAAAARTPRAPAVYDGAVYSYGELAEWVRGAGGLFEVAPNGTIAAIEIERGVHCLVAFLAALDAGAVPVLVDPGLPGARRRQILDDCRPGLVVDAAGVERARHAAGPRRQPAPHPQSLAYVCYTSGSTGRPRGVAVPRAALAARLVWGQSRYPLGAGDRVAWLTSPGFDFGVWEMLAPLWHGAGVVVGHDQAMRDMRATAEQIVGAGVTAAHFVPSVLRAYLRTVEVDTLGGLRYLFLGGEACDAALLRRLRPLHGTRVFNQYGPTETCIDSTWFECTGLDFADGDAVPIGRAIDGTRAVVLDDLGGTGVPQGELGIAGAGLAWGYLNDPRTTAERFVPDPTTPHGDRIYRTGDLVRVGADGLLEFLGRRDEQVKVNGVRVEPAEVRAALSARCPGAEVAVGSWAGPGEEVRLVAFVAGAGGALDAGQLARQMHAGLPTAMVPMVVTVPELTRLPSGKVDVPAMIAAYLTAAPGEGTADAGAVEGQMTATESRLAGIWAQVLGVPTVRTGDNFFELGGHSLMAIEVAALIEEEFDVELPLREVFDCDTLGHLAKLVEALRHKEGGGE is encoded by the coding sequence GTGACCGGCGCGGACCTCACCGAACCGTTCTTCGCGGCGGCGGCGCGCACACCGCGGGCACCCGCCGTGTACGACGGCGCCGTGTACTCCTACGGCGAACTCGCCGAGTGGGTCCGAGGCGCCGGCGGCCTGTTCGAGGTCGCGCCGAACGGCACCATCGCGGCGATCGAGATCGAACGCGGCGTCCACTGCCTGGTGGCGTTCCTCGCCGCGCTGGACGCCGGCGCCGTACCGGTGCTGGTGGATCCCGGACTGCCCGGCGCGCGGCGCCGGCAGATCCTCGATGACTGCCGTCCCGGCCTGGTCGTCGACGCCGCCGGCGTCGAGCGGGCCCGGCACGCGGCCGGCCCGCGGCGGCAACCCGCACCGCATCCGCAGTCGTTGGCGTACGTCTGTTACACCTCCGGCTCGACCGGCCGGCCCAGAGGGGTGGCGGTACCCCGGGCGGCACTGGCGGCCCGACTCGTCTGGGGCCAGTCCCGCTACCCGCTCGGCGCGGGGGACAGGGTCGCGTGGCTGACCTCGCCCGGCTTCGACTTCGGCGTCTGGGAGATGCTCGCGCCGCTGTGGCACGGTGCCGGCGTGGTGGTGGGCCACGACCAGGCGATGCGGGACATGCGCGCCACCGCCGAGCAGATCGTCGGCGCCGGTGTGACGGCGGCGCACTTCGTGCCGTCGGTGCTGCGCGCCTATCTGCGGACCGTCGAGGTCGACACGCTCGGCGGGCTGCGGTACCTGTTCCTCGGCGGCGAGGCGTGTGACGCGGCGCTGCTGCGGCGGCTGCGACCGCTGCACGGCACGCGGGTGTTCAACCAGTACGGTCCCACCGAGACCTGCATCGACTCGACCTGGTTCGAGTGCACGGGCCTCGACTTCGCCGACGGCGATGCCGTACCGATCGGTCGCGCGATCGACGGCACCCGTGCGGTGGTCCTCGACGACCTGGGCGGAACGGGGGTTCCGCAGGGCGAGTTGGGGATCGCCGGCGCGGGGCTCGCCTGGGGCTATCTGAACGATCCGCGGACCACGGCCGAGCGGTTCGTCCCGGACCCGACCACGCCGCACGGCGATCGGATCTACCGCACCGGCGACCTGGTCCGGGTGGGCGCCGACGGCCTGCTGGAGTTTCTCGGCCGTCGCGACGAGCAGGTCAAGGTCAACGGGGTACGGGTCGAGCCGGCGGAGGTCCGGGCCGCGCTGTCCGCCCGCTGTCCCGGCGCCGAGGTGGCCGTCGGCAGCTGGGCCGGACCGGGCGAGGAGGTCCGGCTCGTCGCGTTCGTGGCCGGCGCCGGCGGCGCGCTGGACGCCGGGCAGCTCGCCCGGCAGATGCACGCGGGCCTGCCCACCGCCATGGTGCCGATGGTGGTCACCGTGCCCGAGCTGACCCGCCTGCCCTCGGGCAAGGTGGACGTGCCGGCCATGATCGCCGCCTACCTGACCGCGGCACCCGGCGAGGGCACGGCCGACGCCGGCGCGGTCGAGGGGCAGATGACGGCGACCGAGTCGCGCCTGGCCGGCATCTGGGCGCAGGTGCTCGGCGTCCCGACGGTGCGGACCGGCGACAACTTCTTCGAACTGGGCGGTCACTCGCTGATGGCGATCGAGGTGGCGGCCCTGATCGAGGAGGAGTTCGACGTGGAGCTGCCGCTGCGCGAGGTGTTCGACTGCGACACGCTCGGCCACCTCGCCAAGTTGGTGGAGGCCTTGCGCCATAAGGAAGGTGGAGGGGAATGA
- a CDS encoding aminotransferase class V-fold PLP-dependent enzyme yields MLTRTGSGAALASPASFDVLARTVAGRRLIYLDSAATTLRPRPVVDAVCRYYTTNGANIHRGKHLLSEEASDQYERVRIQTAEFVGARSEEIVFVRNTTEALNMVAAGLDLNADDLVLGSLDAHHSNLLPWRVRSRLRLIPVRPDGGLDLAEFERALAEGPRVVALTACSNVTGVYSPLDGLIRLAKQAGAIVVVDAAQSLPHRREIFRAAGADFVAFSGHKMCGPTGVGVLCGRMSALERLRPVMLGGGTVDWVDTQGHRIRKVPHRFEYGTPDIAAVIGFGAALSYLDELGEREIREHDTVLANALLAECARRDTVRVIGPAPDGDHAGVVSMELPGFARLDEVARALSDSFGVMCRSGHMCAQPLVDGLAGGQVLRMSTYIYNSVTDVEEAFHCLDKVLEAL; encoded by the coding sequence GGCCGCGGCCGGTGGTCGACGCGGTGTGCCGGTATTACACGACGAACGGCGCGAACATCCACCGCGGGAAGCATCTGCTGTCCGAGGAGGCCTCGGACCAGTACGAGCGGGTACGCATCCAGACGGCGGAGTTCGTCGGAGCCCGGTCCGAGGAGATCGTTTTCGTACGCAACACGACCGAGGCGTTGAACATGGTCGCGGCCGGCCTCGACCTGAACGCCGACGATCTCGTGCTGGGCAGCCTCGACGCGCACCACTCGAATCTGCTGCCCTGGCGGGTACGTTCGAGGCTGCGGCTGATCCCGGTACGCCCGGACGGCGGCCTGGACCTGGCCGAGTTCGAGCGCGCGCTGGCCGAGGGCCCGAGGGTGGTCGCGCTCACCGCGTGCTCCAACGTCACCGGGGTCTATTCACCCCTTGACGGGCTGATCCGGCTCGCCAAGCAGGCCGGCGCGATCGTCGTTGTCGACGCCGCACAGTCCCTGCCGCACCGCCGGGAGATCTTCCGCGCGGCGGGCGCCGACTTCGTGGCGTTCTCCGGACACAAGATGTGCGGCCCGACCGGCGTCGGCGTCCTCTGTGGACGGATGTCGGCGCTGGAGCGGCTCCGCCCGGTCATGCTGGGCGGCGGCACCGTCGACTGGGTCGACACGCAGGGCCACCGGATCCGGAAGGTTCCGCACCGCTTCGAGTACGGCACGCCGGACATCGCCGCCGTCATCGGCTTCGGCGCCGCGCTGTCCTACCTGGACGAGCTGGGAGAGCGGGAGATCCGCGAACACGACACGGTGTTGGCGAACGCGCTCCTGGCCGAGTGCGCGCGGCGCGACACGGTCCGGGTGATCGGCCCGGCGCCGGACGGCGACCACGCCGGTGTGGTCTCCATGGAGCTGCCCGGCTTCGCCCGCCTGGACGAGGTCGCCCGCGCGCTGAGCGACTCGTTCGGCGTCATGTGCCGCAGCGGCCACATGTGCGCGCAGCCCCTCGTCGACGGCCTCGCCGGCGGCCAGGTCCTGCGGATGTCGACCTACATCTACAACTCCGTCACCGACGTCGAGGAGGCCTTCCACTGTCTGGACAAGGTGTTGGAGGCATTGTGA